The following is a genomic window from uncultured Hyphomonas sp..
GCGCGGGTCGCTTCCGTGACTTTGAAGTGGGCGCAGAGCTTCAGCGCGTCGAAGGATTTGCTGGGGAGCGACAGGATCATGAGATCCACACCAAGACGGGAAAGGTCCCCCATCGTGCCCGCCTCAGCGAGGGTAACAACCGTATGGCCTGCCTCACGCAGGACTGCCGCGAGCCGTGCGGATGCCCGGGGATTGTCATCGACAATGAAGATACGGGCGGGCTGGTCGGACTCTTCCTTGGCGGCGTCCAGATCGAGCCCTTCCCGCAGACCATTTGCCTGCCTCTGGCGCAGTTCGGACGCCACAGCATTATACCGCATCAACGCGCCAACCCGGGACATCAGGGCAAAGTCATCGACCGGCTTGGTCAGAAAGTCTTCGGCGCCGGCCTCAAGCCCGCGGACACGGTCTTCCGTGTCGCTAAGGGCCGTTACCATGACGACCGGGATATATTCCGTTGCCGGGTCTTCCTTGAGGCGGCGGCAGACTTCGTAGCCGTCCATGCCGGGCATCATCACGTCGAGCAGAATGATATCCGGCAGTTCCTTGCGGGCGACTTCCAGAGCCTGAGGTCCATTTTCCGCTTGGATAACAGTATAATACTGGGCTTCGAGCTTCGCCTGCAAAAGGCGCCTGTTCGCTTCGATGTCGTCTACTACCAGGATCCGCGCGCTCATGCTGCTTCCTTCGGCATGAGCGATTCCACGGCCTTGATGAAGGTCATGATCTGGATCGGCTTCGAGAGATAACCTTCACATCCCGCTTCGCGCACGCGCTGCTCATCAGCGCGCATGGCAAAGGCAGTCACCGCGAGCACGGGGATATGAGCGACTTTTTCGTCATCCTTCAGCCAGCGCGTAATGTCGAGGCCTGACACTTCCGG
Proteins encoded in this region:
- a CDS encoding response regulator — encoded protein: MADAKTRKVLVVEDNELNMRLFCDLLDAYGYDTYQCRDGAKAVEIARREQPDLIIMDIQLPEVSGLDITRWLKDDEKVAHIPVLAVTAFAMRADEQRVREAGCEGYLSKPIQIMTFIKAVESLMPKEAA